One Bufo gargarizans isolate SCDJY-AF-19 chromosome 4, ASM1485885v1, whole genome shotgun sequence DNA window includes the following coding sequences:
- the TMEM18 gene encoding transmembrane protein 18 isoform X1 has protein sequence MEKEAGVWELLERVPVDWSEPWIIGLLGFHLLCFILTCLSFKCYKLQIALFFLMVGLVSCAEYINEVAAVNWKITKPAPRTLTRNMQLKVHQSESRKSIIPSSIAFIRRLYSRQQYFDSSGMFISLAFSAPLLCNTIIIVVHWVYKTLSVMTELKTLQKKRKAAKDSKKEK, from the exons ATGGAGAAGGAGGCCGGGGTGTGGGAGCTGCTGGAGCGGGTG CCTGTTGACTGGTCAGAACCATGGATAATTGGACTTTTGGGTTTCCACCTGCTTTGCTTCATACTGACCTGCCTATCCTTCAAATGCTACAAACTCCAGATCGCCCTCTTCTTTCTAATGG tggGCCTGGTTAGCTGCGCTGAATACATCAATGAAGTAGCTGCTGTGAACTGGAA gattACGAAGCCAGCCCCCCGCACACTCACACGTAACATGCAGTTGAAAGTGCACCAGAGTGAGTCCAGAAAGTCCATCATACCGTCCAGTATCGCTTTCATTCGCAG GTTGTACTCAAGGCAGCAGTACTTTGATTCTTCAGGAATGTTCATTTCCTTAGCGTTTTCAGCTCCGTTGTTGTGCAACACCATAATAATTGTG GTCCATTGGGTGTATAAGACATTGTCTGTAATGACAGAACTTAAGACTCTACAGAAGAAAAGGAAAGCAGCTAAAGACAGTAAGAAGGAGAAGTGA
- the TMEM18 gene encoding transmembrane protein 18 isoform X2 produces MEKEAGVWELLERVPVDWSEPWIIGLLGFHLLCFILTCLSFKCYKLQIALFFLMVGLVSCAEYINEVAAVNWKLYSRQQYFDSSGMFISLAFSAPLLCNTIIIVVHWVYKTLSVMTELKTLQKKRKAAKDSKKEK; encoded by the exons ATGGAGAAGGAGGCCGGGGTGTGGGAGCTGCTGGAGCGGGTG CCTGTTGACTGGTCAGAACCATGGATAATTGGACTTTTGGGTTTCCACCTGCTTTGCTTCATACTGACCTGCCTATCCTTCAAATGCTACAAACTCCAGATCGCCCTCTTCTTTCTAATGG tggGCCTGGTTAGCTGCGCTGAATACATCAATGAAGTAGCTGCTGTGAACTGGAA GTTGTACTCAAGGCAGCAGTACTTTGATTCTTCAGGAATGTTCATTTCCTTAGCGTTTTCAGCTCCGTTGTTGTGCAACACCATAATAATTGTG GTCCATTGGGTGTATAAGACATTGTCTGTAATGACAGAACTTAAGACTCTACAGAAGAAAAGGAAAGCAGCTAAAGACAGTAAGAAGGAGAAGTGA